The following proteins are co-located in the Triticum aestivum cultivar Chinese Spring chromosome 1A, IWGSC CS RefSeq v2.1, whole genome shotgun sequence genome:
- the LOC123183953 gene encoding uncharacterized protein, translated as MDLPLPSRDPETLGKDDQDWMSALRESVSFGRFLSESLEWDTMRHALPAPTATILHDQSLPAAGLNQDVHVNFLVPTTMVGAQSASSNCGVACIGESGAGVSCSPCLPAARSSTNVEGAALHLSMMEPMESIGQSVGSTTPVLLEDDANTNFKDGNELASCSGDSYTTPRKTRSMPIRGSTYEPECDESLQPTIGMVFDKWEDGEIFYKHYAHEAGFSVRIFTQHKGDGGVPVWKRFVCARQGWRKEKCVPNDHVKKSNRKVKITRCGCEAMIGLKRRGDGKYVVARFVLQHTHQLVSPSKK; from the exons ATGGACCTTCCCCTGCCGTCGCGGGATCCGGAGACCCTCGGCAAGGACGATCAG GACTGGATGTCCGCGCTGCGGGAGTCGGTGTCGTTCGGTCGATTCCTATCCGAGTCACTCGAGTGGGATACGATGAGGCATGCCTTGCCGGCACCGACGGCTACCATATTGCATGACCAATCGCTGCCGGCAGCTGGCCTCAATCAAGATgtacatgtcaatttcttggtgCCGACCACAATGGTCGGAGCTCAATCTGCCTCCTCCAATTGTGGTGTTGCATGCATTGGCGAATCTGGAGCAGGCGTGAGTTGTAGTCCATGCTTGCCTGCTGCCCGGTCCTCAACTAATGTTGAAGGAGCTGCATTGCATTTG TCGATGATGGAGCCAATGGAGAGCATTGGTCAGAGCGTAGGATCTACTACTCCAGTTTTGCTTGAAGATGATGCCAATACCAATTTCAAG GATGGAAATGAATTGGCTTCATGCAGTGGAGATAGTTACACTacaccaaggaaaacaagaagcatGCCGATCCGC GGTTCAACATATGAGCCAGAGTGTGATGAAAGCTTGCAGCCCACAATTGGCATGGTCTTTGATAAATGGGAGGATGGTGAGATTTTCTACAAACATTATGCTCATGAGGCTGGTTTTTCGGTTCGGATATTTACACAGCATAAAGGGGATGGTGGTGTACCAGTGTGGAAGCGATTTGTTTGTGCAAGGCAAGGATGGAGGAAGGAGAAATGTGTACCGAATGATCATGTCAAGAAGTCCAATAGGAAAGTGAAGATAACTAGGTGTGGTTGTGAGGCTATGATTGGCTTAAAGAGAAGAGGTGATGGCAAGTATGTAGTCGCCCGATTCGTGCTTCAACACACACATCAGCTTGTCTCGCCGAGTAAGAAATAG
- the LOC123183936 gene encoding proline-rich receptor-like protein kinase PERK8 (The sequence of the model RefSeq protein was modified relative to this genomic sequence to represent the inferred CDS: added 27 bases not found in genome assembly), protein MAASAPAPATSRRPNATPAADAAAPSTSTSTTSPPPSSPPSAPPPKLAASPPAALPPPKPAPSTSTPPPTTTSPPSPPPKRPPAAAPPPTTTAPAPRPTPAAPAPRTEPTSPSPTASPPAHAPPHAKPSPPPSAGHRPQLPTPATAVDPANQHGRSPNKSSTQSAGERGKASATPSNNGGASNSVVIAVGAVLAFLVVTLIAAAVLYTKKRRRGRDDYRPGFRSPPYSSSELPPSGSVPSGGGSANAAMLSSADPSVHTNYSAGSPRLKACLSDMSVGNSRFFTYQEMYQITDGFSPRNLLGQGGFGSVYKGRLPEGKDVAVKQLRDGSGQGEREFQAEVEIISRVHHRHLVSLVGYCIDNSQRLLVYDFVSNDTLHYHLHGQGRPVLEWSARVKIAAGAARGIAYLHEDCHPRIIHRDIKSSNILLDNNFDALVADFGLARLALDAVTHVTTRVMGTFGYMAPEYASSGKLTEKSDVFSFGVVLLELMTGRKPVDSSRPLGDESLVEWARPLLSRALETGKLEGLVDPRLERNFNEVEMFRMIESAAACIRHSSSKRPRMSQVVRVLDSLADIDLTNGVQPGQSELFNVANTADIRMFQQMVQGNQDDSSAFSQYSWISRSRADAEATSSNSRIL, encoded by the exons ATGGCGGCCTCCGcgcccgcgccggccacctccaggCGCCCCAATGCCACTCCCGCAGCagacgccgccgcgccctccacctccacctccacgacatcccctcctccttcctccccgccGTCCGCTCCACCTCCaaagctcgccgcctcgccgcctgccGCGCTCCCACCTCCAAAGCCCGCGCCTTCCACTTCCACGCCGCCTCCAACCACCACAAGCCCACCTTCCCCGCCTCCCAAGC CAACCACGGCTCCTGCGCCAAGACCCACGCCGGCCGCTCCAGCTCCAAGAACCGAGCCGACCTCCCCCTCCCCCACTGCCTCGCCCCCCGCCCACGCCCCGCCGCACGCCAAGCCATCGCCCCCTCCCTCGGCCGGCCACCGCCCGCAGCTGCCGACGCCGGCCACGGCCGTCGACCCGGCCAACCAGCACGGCAGGAGCCCCAACAAGTCCTCCACGCAGTCCGCCGGGGAGCGGGGCAAGGCCTCCGCCACGCCGAGCAACAACGGGGGGGCCAGCAACAGCGTCGTCATCGCCGTCGGCGCCGTGCTCGCCTTCCTGGTGGTCACCCTCATAGCGGCCGCCGTTCTCTACACCAAGAAGCGCCGGAGGGGGAGGGACGACTACCGCCCCGGGTTCAGGTCGCCGCCGTACTCTTCTTCAGAGCTACCACCCTCAGGTTCAG TTCCTTCGGGCGGCGGCTCGGCGAACGCGGCAATGTTGTCGTCGGCCGACCCCTCCGTCCACACCAACTACAGCGCCGGGAGCCCGAGACTGAAAGCGTGCCTGTCCGACATGAGCGTGGGCAACTCGCGCTTCTTCACGTACCAAGAAATGTACCAGATCACCGACGGCTTCTCGCCGCGCAATTTGCTCGGCCAAGGAGGGTTCGGGTCGGTGTACAAGGGCCGGCTGCCCGAAGGGAAAGACGTGGCTGTCAAGCAGCTGAGGGATGGCAGTGGGCAAGGGGAGCGCGAGTTCCAAGCCGAGGTGGAGATAATCAGTCGGGTGCATCACCGGCATTTGGTGTCTCTCGTGGGGTACTGCATTGACAATAGCCAAAGGCTGCTCGTCTACGATTTCGTGTCGAATGACACCCTGCATTATCATCTCCACG GACAGGGAAGGCCTGTTTTAGAGTGGTCGGCTAGGGTTAAAATTGCTGCCGGTGCTGCTCGTGGAATAGCATACCTGCATGAAGATT GCCATCCAAGGATAATCCACCGAGACATCAAATCCTCAAACATTTTGTTGGATAATAACTTTGACGCACTG GTGGCCGATTTTGGTCTTGCAAGACTGGCTTTGGATGCTGTAACACATGTAACTACACGGGTTATGGGGACATTTGG ATACATGgctccagagtatgcatcgagtgGCAAATTGACTGAGAAATCTGATGTGTTCTCTTTTGGTGTTGTACTTTTAGAGCTTATGACTGGTCGAAAGCCTGTTGATTCATCCAGACCATTGGGTGATGAGAGCCTTGTTGAGTGG GCTAGACCATTGCTTAGTCGAGCTCTTGAGACGGGAAAGCTGGAAGGGTTAGTCGACCCCAGGCTTGAGAGGAATTTCAATGAGGTCGAAATGTTCCGTATGATTGAGTCTGCAGCAGCCTGCATTCGACACTCGTCATCAAAGAGGCCCAGAATGAGCCAG GTGGTGCGGGTCCTCGATAGCTTAGCGGATATTGACCTAACAAACGGTGTCCAGCCAGGGCAAAGCGAGCTCTTCAACGTGGCAAACACCGCGGATATCAGGATGTTCCAGCAGATGGTGCAGGGCAACCAGGACGACAGTTCCGCCTTCAGCCAATATAGCTGGATCAGTCGCAGTAGGGCCGACGCCGAAGCGACCTCCTCAAACTCCCGGATCTTGTGA
- the LOC123183969 gene encoding uncharacterized protein At4g37920 (The sequence of the model RefSeq protein was modified relative to this genomic sequence to represent the inferred CDS: added 99 bases not found in genome assembly), protein MTPDQAAIASSLPYLAAAAGTSTSASLRRPRSRPCCSFPLRRPPPIYLTCAAFPYTPPPCAPAGDGQHMFRGLPQPRCSNVEAVGDVAAAAVPDDYTENAPSSSGYANGHMATASSHQEDHPSEGSAGKENHKATTANINQKMVKISDKLIGVFMVDKPTPTDWRKLLAFSREWDNIRPHFFKRCQERADAETNPEMKHGLLRLARKLKEVDEDVQRHNELFELVKSTPSGKIGDVVAKRRKDFTVEFFNHLYYVAESYKDEPAKQKELATLGNDCVDALQAHDDMSGSLQALNVAELKLKDILNSPSVDAACRKIDDLAEKKELDSALVLMLSKAWSAAKGTDITKSDAKDIMFHLYMTAVANLQRQMPKDIRILKHLIMIEDPAERLSALNDAFTPGPELQGENVDTLFTSPEVLHTWASAIIDAYYSSREGTLLGQARDLMNPKIIKRVEELVKTIKDQYL, encoded by the exons CCCTGCTGCTCCTTCCCTCTCCGCCGCCCTCCGCCCATATACCTCACCTGCGCCGCCTTCCCTTACACCCCTCCTCCCTGCGCCCCCGCCGGCGATG GACAACACATGTTCCGTGGCCTTCCCCAGCCACGATGCTCCAACGTGGAAGCGGTCGGCGAcgtggcagcagcagcagtgccCGACGATTACACAGAGAACGCGCCGTCAAGCAGTGGATACGCGAATGGCCATATGGCCACCGCTTCATCGCACCAAGAAGATCATCCTTCTGAAGGAAGCGCGGGCAAGGAGAACCACAAGGCTACTACAGCCAACATCAACCAAAAAATGGTCAAGATATCTGATAAGTTGATTGGCGTCTTCATGGTCGATAAGCCTACACCGACGGATTGGAGGAAATTGCTGGCGTTCAGCAGGGAGTGGGACAACATAAGGCCGCATTTTTTCAAGCGCTGCCAGGAGAGAGCAGATGCGGAAACAAATCCTGAGATGAAGCACGGCCTTCTCAGGCTGGCTAGAAAACTGAAAGAG GTAGACGAGGACGTACAAAGGCACAATGAACTATTTGAATTAGTGAAATCCACACCATCTGGCAAAATTGGTGATGTTGTTGCTAAGCGCCGTAAAGATTTCACGGTGGAGTTTTTCAACCACCTTTATTATGTCGCAGAGTCGTATAAGGATGAGCCTGCTAAGCAAAAAG AGTTGGCAACACTTGGAAATGATTGTGTGGATGCTCTGCAAGCTCATGATGACATGTCTGGCAGTCTTCAAGCGCTGAATGTTGCGGAACTAAAGCTAAAGGACATACTCAATTCACCTTCAGTGGACGCTGCATGCCGAAAGATCGATGACTTGGCCGAGAAGAAGGAACTAGACTCTGCGTTGGTGTTGATGCTTTCAAAAGCTTGGTCAGCTGCAAAGGGCACCGACATCACAAAATCGGAC GCAAAAGACATAATGTTCCATCTATACATGACTGCTGTGGCCAATCTCCAGAGGCAAATGCCAAAGGACATCAGAATACTGAAGCATCTTATAATGATTGAGGATCCAGCAGAACGTCTGAGTGCGTTGAATGACGCTTTTACTCCTGGTCCTGAACTTCAAGGCGAGAATGTCGATACCTTATTCAC GAGTCCTGAGGTGTTGCACACTTGGGCAAGCGCTATAATCGACGCATATTATAGCAGCAGGGAGGGCACTCTCCTTGGGCAGGCAAGGGACTTGATGAACCCTAAAATTATCAAGAGGGTTGAAGAGCTTGTGAAGACGATCAAGGATCAATACCTCTGA